The Falco cherrug isolate bFalChe1 chromosome 3, bFalChe1.pri, whole genome shotgun sequence genome segment GAGCCAGGCTAgcaagcagctgaaagaaacccctgggaaggtgatgcaGAGcatccccccttccccagggatCAGCTCTTCCCCACTCGGGATACGGCGTCTCCATCTACTGGCTTTTCATCCCTTGGAGTGAGGTTTTGCAGTCTTGGCGAGGACACCTGGGTTTTTCCAGcaattactattattttctaGGAAATTCTAGCTGGAAACAGGCTCAGGGATTGTTTACTCGCTGATGCTCAGTTTGGGCTGCTGAAATCCCAGCGGTGCTGTCCTGGAGTTCACTCTCTGCTTTTGGGCATCGAGGAAAGCATCTTTGCAGCTTCCAGAGAAACGAGGTGACCCTAAAACCTCCCTGACCTGCTCCCCTGCTCCATCCGACACTCACTCCATCACTGCCATCCTGCCCTGAGCGCTCCATCCACGCCAGGCAGCACAAGCAAGCGGTCAAGAAAATAGTGTTAATTTATTAGACAATGCTCATGACAGCACCAGAAGGAAACCGAAAGCCATACGTCATCCCCCCGACTGCGCTTACACCTCGATGCACCggagttaaaaaataaagagatttgtgggtggtttttttttttggttttttttttttttgtttttttttttttttaatgctacaaGTTCCCGTCCGAAAGCAGAAGTGCTCTGGCAGGAGCACCCCAAACAGAGAGGGTGCCCATGGCTGGTCCCCAGGTGCTGGGGACTGAGCAGCATCCTTGGCAAGTCAGGGACAGGGCAGTTTGTAAACAGTCCCTACACATCTAGGGTGGTCAcagggggaggcggggggggggggttttCACAGTGAGGAGGGATGCGAGGCTGGGACGGGTGCCCTCGCCAGGAGAAGATCAGGGACCCTCTTCTCGGGGGTTCTGACCagccaggagaagaaaaaggaggcagTACCCCCCTGCAAAACTGTACCGGTGCCCAGCACGGGGAAACGGGtccaagggcagcagcaggaggaagagctgagctggatcatttctccttttcctcttcaccttctccccccctcccccgttTCCTTCTCCGCCATCTCCTCCTCTCAGCCACGGCTGCAGGACCAGCACGTGGGGATTCACAGCTGCGATGCTGAGGGTCTCCCCGCGGGAAACTGCCCCTCCATTTCCCAGGAGCAATAAATAAACAACAGTGTCCAGGGGCCGGCAGGCAGGGCGACAGCCCGACGCGTGCTATCTCACAGCAATGGACATCTTGGGTGTAGCAAAGAGGGGTTCGTTAAGGGGTGGCCAggatggctgctgctggctcagctccttctccagcctCTTGAAAAGCTTCTTGGACACCTTCTTTCGGCGCAGTTTGCGGAGGCAGCTGAGCAAGCCGTGGTCCAGGGCGGTCTGCAGCAAAGATAGGGAGGGGAGAACGGGTTTTGAGGAGGTTGAGGACCACAAGGAGAAGGCAAAGGTGATGCCAAGGTGAGCCCTGCTCCCTCCGCGCCCACAGCTCCTGGAAAAGGGGTTGCCGGGGCAGAGCCACAAGGACAACACGCATCCCTCGCATGCCCACCCTTACCTCCAGCACGAAGGCGGCGAAGAAGTTGAGGGCAGCaacccccagcagcagcagcttgaaaTTCAAGTCATCGATGCCCTGCAGCTTCAGCAGGGTTTTGGGGAAGCCCAGCGGGTAGAGGGTCAACCATATCATGAGGCCAAAAAGGAGGATGAGGACTACCAAGAACAGCACTGAGGGCGAGAAGGAAGAGGGTTGAGGAGGAGGATGCGAGTTTGATGGCTCTCTTCATCCCCGTGGCCAGCATCATCCTCACCGTTGGTGTAGAGCGGCTCCCGAAACGGGTACCCCTTGGACATGGCGACGGCCAGGATGAGGTACTGGAAGCCCGTGACACAGAAGAGGACTGTGTTCTCGTAGTTGGGCAGGTTCTGGGGAGCCATCACCGTGCTGTTCAGCGGCACGTACCTGAGCCAGGcaggggagaaggcagagggTCAGATGAAGCGAGAGGCAAGGAGAGGGTCTACACACCAGCCCCTTGCTCTCCACGAGTGCACGGGCACCGTTCGCTGCAAGGTGGCTGGATGCATCCCTGATGCCAGCTGGTGTTGGTCAAAACCAAGGACAAGCACTGGGGCTCCGTCGCGATCCTCCGCGCCATGCCCCTCACTAAACTCACACGAAGCCGGGTTCCTCACCAGCTCTGTGAGACAGTGATGAAGTAGCTGAGGACCTGCACGGTGATGAGCAGAGCCGTTTGAAGGAGCAAGCTGCCCAGCACGAGGACGCTGATCAACGTCCCTTGGGGACGCTCCActcccagctcctgggcagGACCGGTGCGACCCATCAGCACTGCCACGGTGGTGGTGATGATCAGGTCAAAGAAGAGGAACTGGAAATCGCTCAGGTTGGTGTTGATCTGCAGAGGAGAAACCACCAGCGCTCAGTGCAGGGGCTAGGAAAGGGACAGATTAAAATCCAGCCGCGACAAGGGGACCCAAAGGCATCCCTCCCTCAGCACCCCGGGCGTTTGGGACACGGTGGGACTCACCGTGTAGAGCAGCAGGACGGACACGAACTGCACCAGGCTGTACAGGGCCATGTACTTAAAGACGCCGAAGGAGGTGACCAGCGAGcacctgccctccctgcagaGAGCATGAGACTCACTCAGCCATGACACCCCCTCCACCAGTTGTCCCAAAGAAGGGACAGAGGCACTGACGAGCCCCCCGGGGTGTccgtccccccacccccaagagGCTCCCAGCGCTCACCGTATGACGGTGGGCACGCACTCGATGTTTGCCACGCGGGAGGTGAACGGCGAGGCCACCGACGCCTCCGCCTCCGACAGCGAGATGCCCACGTCGGCCGCCTTCAGTGCCCCGCAGTCATTGGCCCCGTCCCCGCACATCCCCACGCAGTAGCTGCAGCGAGAAGGGGTCCCATATTTCACCACGggatgaggggggaaaaagcccGGGGTCTTCAGTGTCGCACCCCCGGGTTTAGGATCACCCCgcagctgggagagggcaggatGCAATCCCGCAGCTCTGGCACACAAGAGAAGCCTCCGGGTGGAGGGTGAACCCCCTCTTGCCCCCCTCTGCCCTCCATCCCTGGGGGCTGCAGTCGCTTACTTGAGCTCCTGCAGGCTGCACACCAGCTGAGTCTTCTGGTCAGGCAACATGCGGGCGAACACGGTGGCTCGGATGAGGATCTGCAGAGGGAAGGCTCCTAATGATTCCCCACGTCAGGTTAACATCTTACAAGTCACAAGCACTTACACGAAGAGCAGCTGTACGCTTCATCACTAAAACCCGTTGGTAAAATACAACACGGTATTGTACAACAAGTACACAATCCCAACAAAAGGCTAGCATGTAGTAAAGCCTGAGCATCCTACTATGCAGTATGATGAATACATGACTTCAGAGACATCGGTTTAGTACTGTTATCtattaatttctgaaagcattcaccaaaattttaaatgcaaaattttcattCCGTATCTGGAATCAAACAAAAATTACCTGTGTTCTAACAACTTTTGCTCGTGGTTGACCAGTTCGGTAGATTACAAAGAACCCAAACAATTCTGTAACTTTCTGTAGAACTACGTAATACAAACATTGCGGATGTTCCTAGTACGATGTCTTTAGCCATCATTTACTGAAATGTAACTCAAACATCAATCTCTCAAAACTTATAACTGACTAGCTGCTTTTTAGTCTATATCCGAATCCAACTTCATCACTAAACCCCTTTTAATACAAAGATGCAGAAGTACATTAGGTAATTAAGCACGGCAGCACCCCGCATCTCCGTGcacccaggaggagctgggttATTTTAAGCTTTGccagctcagcagggcagagggcaCCTTGCACCAACGAAAAACCCCTCTCAGGGCATTTTATTTTGGAGCTCCGAGGCTGCAAGATGAAACCCTGGTGAGGTCAACCCTGCCAGGGGCTTCCCTGCCGCCACTCACCTTCGGCAGCAGGTCGGCGAAGTGCTCGCAAAGCACGGCGAAGGATTTGCCGTTCAGGGCGaagtggcagggctggggggagcagccGTCCTGCTGCTGCGGACCCTGCCAAGGAAAACGCCGGTGTTTCCTGCAGCGGGGCTTTGGCTCACGCTCAGGTCCCTGCTCAGTCCCTGGACCGGCGTCCTCAACCCAGGCGGGGCAGGAGGTGAAGCGCTGGCCCTTCAACCTCAGTTTCAAGCATATAAATGATGGTGTTTGGGATAAAAGGCTTGTGTGGCCAAGCCCTTCGTGCCAAACCTGGAGCAGAACTTGAGCAACACggtgctgggctgcatccaACGAGGGTGTTTGGAGCATCAGCTCCAGCCTGATGTGCTCCcggggaggaagaggagcaagTGATCTTTCCCTACAGCAGGCAGTTAATAAGGGGCAGAATCACACCCATAGCTGCCTCCAAGGGCAACGATGCCGGGAAAAATAGAGAGTCCTGCAAGGTGACCGGCAGCTTGGGGCTCTACAATCCCCCCAGAAACGCTGCCCTGGGACTCACTGGCTGCTCCTCGCCCTGGGAGTGCTCGGCGAGGATGAACTTGAGCGCGGCAGGTCTGTCGTGGCTGGGTGGGGAGGCGTTGACAAAGACCACCCGCTCTTTCGGCTCCACCATGCGGCAGCTCTTGGCCACGTTCATGGCCGTCAGCATGTTGTCTCCTGGCAGAAAGAggcggtggggctggggtctCACACGGCTGCAAGCCAAGAGCAGCTCAAACCTGCTGcatcccccccctcccagccaccacagccacaTTGGGGGTCTGTTTCCTTCCCTGTGTTTTGGGGGACAGCTCCAAAATCtcatttcttccctcctccaaagaaaggcagcagcttCAAACCCCGGCAGCGCTGCTTCCCTTGCTGCAGAACACCCGAAGGTGGCTCCTACGTCCCCCCCGTTAGCTGGGCAGCTCAGGGTGCTCACAAGGTTTGACATTTCTATCAGCAGCGGTGAAACCATGAGCGGTTTTGCTGTTTAAGTTGCCCACCTCGGGTCTGTGGGTTCACGCTGCATCCATGAAAAAGCAGCCTGCACCCTTGCACACCCCGCCTGCCGTGAGCCTGCTGGCAGGGCAATGCAAACAAGGAGCAGGGATGCACACATCCAGGCTCCAGGAGTCCTTGCCGTGCCTCCCGGCTGCTTCAGGCCACCGATTTCTGGCGGAGAAACCCTTCACCCCTTGCAGAACGTCAAGGGTTGTCCGtgtcccatcccttccccaaGCTCAGCATCCCTGTTCCCCTCCGCAGGGTCACCTGTCACCATGACGGGGCGGACGCTGGCATTCCTCAGGAGGTGAATCACAGGCGCAGACTCCGGCTTGAGGACGTTTTTCATGACGAGGAACCCCAGGAAGGTCAGGCTGCTCTCCACCGAGTCCCTGGTGGGATACAACGAGCCGGTCAACACCATCTTCAACGCAAGGCAGAGAGAAACAATTGGTGTAAACGGCTACAGATCCATCAGGGGGTAGCCAGGAATTGCTTTAGTGGGGGTGAGGGTTTAATCCCTCGCAGGCTGCTAGGATGGGGcaaggctgcagggcagcaaaaCATCCCATGAAACCCTTGGAACAAGCAAGGTCTCAACGGAGAAAAGAAGTTGTTGGCACCaacctggggagctgcagggcctCCTCAAAGGTGGTCACCGCGCTCAGGGTTTTGCAAGCCAGACCCAAGACCCGGAAACCATCCGTGGTGTAGTGCCGCAGCATCTGGGAGAAATCCACGGGCACTGCCAGCCACCAGGGGAAAAGCGAGGTCAAAATAATTCCTGAACGAACCTTGGATGCTCAAGATCCCCAAGGGCTTTGGATTCTCACCCAGGTTCCAACCCCCTTCCCCGCCTTCGATTTTCCTCCCCACAGGCGGCTGGAGCTGATCCAAAGCCCTGTGCCTCTGGGAACTGCCCAGCAGCATCACCGAGGACAATTCCCCGTGGGGTGAGCCGCAGGGATGCAGACGGATGATGGAGCAGCCGgaccagctgcttcccagcaaaCCACTGTCCCCCAGCACTTCCCCCAGTGCATACCAGTTTCCTTCCTGCAGAGGCTGGCCACCATCTCCGGTGCCCCCTTGGTGTAGAGGTGGGCTGAGGCTTCGCCGGGCAGCTTCACCAGGACGCTCATCctctgcagggaagaggagaaggggaaacgCCGGAGGATCCCCACGGGTGACTGGTGCTTCTGTGGAGGAGAGGGAGCGGGTGTCGGGGCCAGGCAGGAGCCTTCCTGGGAGGTGCAACCTCTGCAGGGGCTGTGAAGCACAGCAGCGCTTTGGGGGTGCAGACCCAGCGACCTGGGCAACTTGAGCcactctgctctgcaggacCTACCATGTCTCGTGGCTGTTCTTCCTCGGGCGGAGGCTTCATCACAGCCAAGACCTTCATCCCAAACTGCTGGAAGGCAGGCAGCTcaccttccccctcctccatcATCTCCAGGCGCTGGAACCAAGGAGACGTCGAGATGGCAAAGCCCTGCCACGCAAGCCCCCAagccccatcccccccccccgggtggTTTCAAACACCCCCTCTCCTGCCAGAACAAGGTGTGTCCCACCTCCCTTTTTACAGATAAGCAACTTTGCCCACCGCTTGTCTTACCCAGCCGGTGGACTCCACCATCTTGAGGTCCACAGGGTCCCCAATGGGCTGCGCCCGCAGCAGCGAGACTGTGTGGCAGGTGGCCAGGGAGTAGAGCAAGGGGCCGgcgggcaggcagcggggctCGTGGACGATGGGCATGAAGTGGTTGCTCTCCAGCGGGACCACCCCCCAGACATCCAGGCCTTCCTCGGTCAGAGTTCC includes the following:
- the ATP13A2 gene encoding polyamine-transporting ATPase 13A2 isoform X2; the protein is MLSGHVHRQAGDDGWTDPVPTGDGSACTTGGVRRDSSRLLGSQRPGYGTLQRDVDKSRMEVTGYQTKTWRVALCHACSVLTAGLLLLLFHWKPSLEVQAKCKPCALGQADWVIIRDRFGQCFTTRVRTEALGEGSLEHHPGARLEDRRSSIAIGMSDEEESRDTIRLHEKEENNHLRYYLFEGMRYIWIERRQAFCKVSLLDEGWTCADLHLSQAGLDQQDHNTRRKIYGPNLIEVPVKSYARLLVEEVLNPFYIFQVFSIVLWVCDAYYYYAACIFLISTISLGLSLYETRKQSVTLQNMAKMSVGVRVRRPSGEEMVVSSAELVPGDCISLPTDGMLVPCDAALLTGECMVNESMLTGESVPVMKTPLPAGSRAASPVYSPEEHRRHTLFCGTQVIQAKSYVGSEVLAVVTRTGFCTAKGDLISSILYPKPVSFKFYKDAVKFVLFLSILAFIGTLYSILILVKNQVPVGQIIIRALDLITVIVPPALPAAMTVGTIYAQNRLKKQGIFCISPPRINLCGKIRLVCFDKTGTLTEEGLDVWGVVPLESNHFMPIVHEPRCLPAGPLLYSLATCHTVSLLRAQPIGDPVDLKMVESTGWRLEMMEEGEGELPAFQQFGMKVLAVMKPPPEEEQPRDMKHQSPVGILRRFPFSSSLQRMSVLVKLPGEASAHLYTKGAPEMVASLCRKETVPVDFSQMLRHYTTDGFRVLGLACKTLSAVTTFEEALQLPRDSVESSLTFLGFLVMKNVLKPESAPVIHLLRNASVRPVMVTGDNMLTAMNVAKSCRMVEPKERVVFVNASPPSHDRPAALKFILAEHSQGEEQPGPQQQDGCSPQPCHFALNGKSFAVLCEHFADLLPKILIRATVFARMLPDQKTQLVCSLQELNYCVGMCGDGANDCGALKAADVGISLSEAEASVASPFTSRVANIECVPTVIREGRCSLVTSFGVFKYMALYSLVQFVSVLLLYTINTNLSDFQFLFFDLIITTTVAVLMGRTGPAQELGVERPQGTLISVLVLGSLLLQTALLITVQVLSYFITVSQSWYVPLNSTVMAPQNLPNYENTVLFCVTGFQYLILAVAMSKGYPFREPLYTNVLFLVVLILLFGLMIWLTLYPLGFPKTLLKLQGIDDLNFKLLLLGVAALNFFAAFVLETALDHGLLSCLRKLRRKKVSKKLFKRLEKELSQQQPSWPPLNEPLFATPKMSIAVR
- the ATP13A2 gene encoding polyamine-transporting ATPase 13A2 isoform X5; translated protein: MEVTGYQTKTWRVALCHACSVLTAGLLLLLFHWKPSLEVQAKCKPCALGQADWVIIRDRFGQCFTTRVRTEALGEGSLEHHPGARLEDRRSSIAIGMSDEEESRDTIRLHEKEENNHLRYYLFEGMRYIWIERRQAFCKVSLLDEGWTCADLHLSQAGLDQQDHNTRRKIYGPNLIEVPVKSYARLLVEEVLNPFYIFQVFSIVLWVCDAYYYYAACIFLISTISLGLSLYETRKQSVTLQNMAKMSVGVRVRRPSGAVTFPEEMVVSSAELVPGDCISLPTDGMLVPCDAALLTGECMVNESMLTGESVPVMKTPLPAGSRAASPVYSPEEHRRHTLFCGTQVIQAKSYVGSEVLAVVTRTGFCTAKGDLISSILYPKPVSFKFYKDAVKFVLFLSILAFIGTLYSILILVKNQVPVGQIIIRALDLITVIVPPALPAAMTVGTIYAQNRLKKQGIFCISPPRINLCGKIRLVCFDKTGTLTEEGLDVWGVVPLESNHFMPIVHEPRCLPAGPLLYSLATCHTVSLLRAQPIGDPVDLKMVESTGWRLEMMEEGEGELPAFQQFGMKVLAVMKPPPEEEQPRDMKHQSPVGILRRFPFSSSLQRMSVLVKLPGEASAHLYTKGAPEMVASLCRKETVPVDFSQMLRHYTTDGFRVLGLACKTLSAVTTFEEALQLPRDSVESSLTFLGFLVMKNVLKPESAPVIHLLRNASVRPVMVTGDNMLTAMNVAKSCRMVEPKERVVFVNASPPSHDRPAALKFILAEHSQGEEQPGPQQQDGCSPQPCHFALNGKSFAVLCEHFADLLPKILIRATVFARMLPDQKTQLVCSLQELNYCVGMCGDGANDCGALKAADVGISLSEAEASVASPFTSRVANIECVPTVIREGRCSLVTSFGVFKYMALYSLVQFVSVLLLYTINTNLSDFQFLFFDLIITTTVAVLMGRTGPAQELGVERPQGTLISVLVLGSLLLQTALLITVQVLSYFITVSQSWYVPLNSTVMAPQNLPNYENTVLFCVTGFQYLILAVAMSKGYPFREPLYTNVLFLVVLILLFGLMIWLTLYPLGFPKTLLKLQGIDDLNFKLLLLGVAALNFFAAFVLETALDHGLLSCLRKLRRKKVSKKLFKRLEKELSQQQPSWPPLNEPLFATPKMSIAVR
- the ATP13A2 gene encoding polyamine-transporting ATPase 13A2 isoform X1, whose amino-acid sequence is MLSGHVHRQAGDDGWTDPVPTGDGSACTTGGVRRDSSRLLGSQRPGYGTLQRDVDKSRMEVTGYQTKTWRVALCHACSVLTAGLLLLLFHWKPSLEVQAKCKPCALGQADWVIIRDRFGQCFTTRVRTEALGEGSLEHHPGARLEDRRSSIAIGMSDEEESRDTIRLHEKEENNHLRYYLFEGMRYIWIERRQAFCKVSLLDEGWTCADLHLSQAGLDQQDHNTRRKIYGPNLIEVPVKSYARLLVEEVLNPFYIFQVFSIVLWVCDAYYYYAACIFLISTISLGLSLYETRKQSVTLQNMAKMSVGVRVRRPSGAVTFPEEMVVSSAELVPGDCISLPTDGMLVPCDAALLTGECMVNESMLTGESVPVMKTPLPAGSRAASPVYSPEEHRRHTLFCGTQVIQAKSYVGSEVLAVVTRTGFCTAKGDLISSILYPKPVSFKFYKDAVKFVLFLSILAFIGTLYSILILVKNQVPVGQIIIRALDLITVIVPPALPAAMTVGTIYAQNRLKKQGIFCISPPRINLCGKIRLVCFDKTGTLTEEGLDVWGVVPLESNHFMPIVHEPRCLPAGPLLYSLATCHTVSLLRAQPIGDPVDLKMVESTGWRLEMMEEGEGELPAFQQFGMKVLAVMKPPPEEEQPRDMKHQSPVGILRRFPFSSSLQRMSVLVKLPGEASAHLYTKGAPEMVASLCRKETVPVDFSQMLRHYTTDGFRVLGLACKTLSAVTTFEEALQLPRDSVESSLTFLGFLVMKNVLKPESAPVIHLLRNASVRPVMVTGDNMLTAMNVAKSCRMVEPKERVVFVNASPPSHDRPAALKFILAEHSQGEEQPGPQQQDGCSPQPCHFALNGKSFAVLCEHFADLLPKILIRATVFARMLPDQKTQLVCSLQELNYCVGMCGDGANDCGALKAADVGISLSEAEASVASPFTSRVANIECVPTVIREGRCSLVTSFGVFKYMALYSLVQFVSVLLLYTINTNLSDFQFLFFDLIITTTVAVLMGRTGPAQELGVERPQGTLISVLVLGSLLLQTALLITVQVLSYFITVSQSWYVPLNSTVMAPQNLPNYENTVLFCVTGFQYLILAVAMSKGYPFREPLYTNVLFLVVLILLFGLMIWLTLYPLGFPKTLLKLQGIDDLNFKLLLLGVAALNFFAAFVLETALDHGLLSCLRKLRRKKVSKKLFKRLEKELSQQQPSWPPLNEPLFATPKMSIAVR
- the ATP13A2 gene encoding polyamine-transporting ATPase 13A2 isoform X3, translated to MSVFTCCFFLELMSSLLRADARQTSVDSSRLLGSQRPGYGTLQRDVDKSRMEVTGYQTKTWRVALCHACSVLTAGLLLLLFHWKPSLEVQAKCKPCALGQADWVIIRDRFGQCFTTRVRTEALGEGSLEHHPGARLEDRRSSIAIGMSDEEESRDTIRLHEKEENNHLRYYLFEGMRYIWIERRQAFCKVSLLDEGWTCADLHLSQAGLDQQDHNTRRKIYGPNLIEVPVKSYARLLVEEVLNPFYIFQVFSIVLWVCDAYYYYAACIFLISTISLGLSLYETRKQSVTLQNMAKMSVGVRVRRPSGAVTFPEEMVVSSAELVPGDCISLPTDGMLVPCDAALLTGECMVNESMLTGESVPVMKTPLPAGSRAASPVYSPEEHRRHTLFCGTQVIQAKSYVGSEVLAVVTRTGFCTAKGDLISSILYPKPVSFKFYKDAVKFVLFLSILAFIGTLYSILILVKNQVPVGQIIIRALDLITVIVPPALPAAMTVGTIYAQNRLKKQGIFCISPPRINLCGKIRLVCFDKTGTLTEEGLDVWGVVPLESNHFMPIVHEPRCLPAGPLLYSLATCHTVSLLRAQPIGDPVDLKMVESTGWRLEMMEEGEGELPAFQQFGMKVLAVMKPPPEEEQPRDMKHQSPVGILRRFPFSSSLQRMSVLVKLPGEASAHLYTKGAPEMVASLCRKETVPVDFSQMLRHYTTDGFRVLGLACKTLSAVTTFEEALQLPRDSVESSLTFLGFLVMKNVLKPESAPVIHLLRNASVRPVMVTGDNMLTAMNVAKSCRMVEPKERVVFVNASPPSHDRPAALKFILAEHSQGEEQPGPQQQDGCSPQPCHFALNGKSFAVLCEHFADLLPKILIRATVFARMLPDQKTQLVCSLQELNYCVGMCGDGANDCGALKAADVGISLSEAEASVASPFTSRVANIECVPTVIREGRCSLVTSFGVFKYMALYSLVQFVSVLLLYTINTNLSDFQFLFFDLIITTTVAVLMGRTGPAQELGVERPQGTLISVLVLGSLLLQTALLITVQVLSYFITVSQSWYVPLNSTVMAPQNLPNYENTVLFCVTGFQYLILAVAMSKGYPFREPLYTNVLFLVVLILLFGLMIWLTLYPLGFPKTLLKLQGIDDLNFKLLLLGVAALNFFAAFVLETALDHGLLSCLRKLRRKKVSKKLFKRLEKELSQQQPSWPPLNEPLFATPKMSIAVR
- the ATP13A2 gene encoding polyamine-transporting ATPase 13A2 isoform X4, with translation MSSDSSRLLGSQRPGYGTLQRDVDKSRMEVTGYQTKTWRVALCHACSVLTAGLLLLLFHWKPSLEVQAKCKPCALGQADWVIIRDRFGQCFTTRVRTEALGEGSLEHHPGARLEDRRSSIAIGMSDEEESRDTIRLHEKEENNHLRYYLFEGMRYIWIERRQAFCKVSLLDEGWTCADLHLSQAGLDQQDHNTRRKIYGPNLIEVPVKSYARLLVEEVLNPFYIFQVFSIVLWVCDAYYYYAACIFLISTISLGLSLYETRKQSVTLQNMAKMSVGVRVRRPSGAVTFPEEMVVSSAELVPGDCISLPTDGMLVPCDAALLTGECMVNESMLTGESVPVMKTPLPAGSRAASPVYSPEEHRRHTLFCGTQVIQAKSYVGSEVLAVVTRTGFCTAKGDLISSILYPKPVSFKFYKDAVKFVLFLSILAFIGTLYSILILVKNQVPVGQIIIRALDLITVIVPPALPAAMTVGTIYAQNRLKKQGIFCISPPRINLCGKIRLVCFDKTGTLTEEGLDVWGVVPLESNHFMPIVHEPRCLPAGPLLYSLATCHTVSLLRAQPIGDPVDLKMVESTGWRLEMMEEGEGELPAFQQFGMKVLAVMKPPPEEEQPRDMKHQSPVGILRRFPFSSSLQRMSVLVKLPGEASAHLYTKGAPEMVASLCRKETVPVDFSQMLRHYTTDGFRVLGLACKTLSAVTTFEEALQLPRDSVESSLTFLGFLVMKNVLKPESAPVIHLLRNASVRPVMVTGDNMLTAMNVAKSCRMVEPKERVVFVNASPPSHDRPAALKFILAEHSQGEEQPGPQQQDGCSPQPCHFALNGKSFAVLCEHFADLLPKILIRATVFARMLPDQKTQLVCSLQELNYCVGMCGDGANDCGALKAADVGISLSEAEASVASPFTSRVANIECVPTVIREGRCSLVTSFGVFKYMALYSLVQFVSVLLLYTINTNLSDFQFLFFDLIITTTVAVLMGRTGPAQELGVERPQGTLISVLVLGSLLLQTALLITVQVLSYFITVSQSWYVPLNSTVMAPQNLPNYENTVLFCVTGFQYLILAVAMSKGYPFREPLYTNVLFLVVLILLFGLMIWLTLYPLGFPKTLLKLQGIDDLNFKLLLLGVAALNFFAAFVLETALDHGLLSCLRKLRRKKVSKKLFKRLEKELSQQQPSWPPLNEPLFATPKMSIAVR